One window of Myxococcales bacterium genomic DNA carries:
- a CDS encoding pirin family protein, which translates to MTAIRKVRQAFHSVPTMEGAGVRLDRVFSHAETALFDPFLLLDDFRNDDPADYLPGFPWHPHRGIETITYILEGTVEHGDSLGNKGVIGVGDVQWMTAGSGIIHQEMPKGDARGRMGGFQLWANLPAAQKMMAPRYRDVTAAQIPEAVSPSGARVRVIAGRVGDAWGPVRDVVIDPEYLDVALPPNVEWTHPTARGHTVFIYQIEGQGRFGPEAGEVRAENGTALLFDDGDQVRAATGDDAARFLLVAGKPLREPIAWYGPIVMNTDEELHVALDEFRRGTFIKHPR; encoded by the coding sequence ATGACCGCGATCAGAAAGGTCCGGCAAGCGTTTCACAGCGTCCCCACGATGGAGGGCGCCGGTGTGCGGTTGGATCGAGTTTTCAGCCATGCCGAAACGGCGCTGTTCGATCCTTTTTTGCTGCTCGACGATTTTCGCAACGACGATCCGGCGGATTACCTGCCCGGCTTTCCCTGGCATCCGCATCGCGGCATCGAGACGATCACCTACATCCTGGAAGGGACGGTCGAACACGGCGACAGTCTTGGCAATAAAGGGGTTATCGGCGTGGGCGACGTGCAATGGATGACCGCCGGCAGCGGCATCATCCACCAGGAAATGCCCAAGGGCGACGCCCGCGGCCGCATGGGCGGCTTTCAGTTATGGGCCAACCTGCCTGCCGCGCAAAAAATGATGGCGCCGCGTTACCGCGACGTCACCGCCGCACAGATCCCCGAGGCGGTGTCGCCCTCGGGCGCGCGGGTTCGCGTGATCGCCGGCCGAGTGGGCGACGCCTGGGGCCCGGTGCGCGACGTGGTCATCGATCCGGAATATCTCGATGTCGCCCTGCCGCCGAACGTTGAATGGACGCACCCGACAGCGCGCGGCCACACGGTATTCATCTACCAGATTGAAGGCCAAGGCCGGTTCGGCCCGGAAGCGGGCGAGGTCCGCGCCGAAAACGGGACGGCGCTGCTGTTCGACGACGGCGATCAGGTGCGCGCGGCGACGGGCGACGATGCGGCGCGTTTTCTGCTCGTCGCGGGCAAGCCGCTACGCGAGCCAATCGCCTGGTACGGCCCGATCGTGATGAACACCGACGAGGAATTGCACGTTGCACTCGATGAATTTCGGCGCGGCACTTTCATCAAGCATCCGCGATAA
- a CDS encoding B12-binding domain-containing radical SAM protein has translation MTKMHVLLVRPLKEADFHYLCPDIGLGYLSTALKRQGHTVELLDLQLALFRRQVTAKSAIDLLLQKQADVIGFKALNLELPFARAAAAALKAQRPERKLIVGGPASSGLQDQIFKHLPAVDFAFRGEAEIGFPALLANLEPGGRYEDIPGLIWRENGQVRQNPQIFTEDLDSLGPIDWELLNPPAYPTDWSGGDTKFPIMATRGCPYTCNYCQGHTICGRKFRTRSVEAVIDEIQFLQRRFGLTSFSIADDNFTFNREYSVRFAETLLSRNIKLKWHCHNALRVETLDVELMRLFEKAGCYYARVAIESGSQRVLDLMNRRSNLERIKEIITQIAANTHIRMMAFFILGYPGETVEEAKMSIDLACRLPLDRAGFFNFTPLPGTVIYQRLQAEGLLENFDIEKNALNVKPLVAFSHSPRTLHWLKLKGLLRFYLRPRVIKGLLADIESFEHFRRLLQRVTSVVFGR, from the coding sequence GTGACAAAGATGCACGTGCTGCTGGTCCGGCCATTGAAAGAGGCCGACTTTCATTATCTCTGCCCGGATATCGGACTGGGTTACCTATCCACGGCTTTGAAACGCCAGGGACACACCGTGGAGTTGCTCGACCTGCAATTGGCCCTGTTCCGGCGGCAAGTCACCGCGAAGAGCGCCATCGACCTCTTGCTGCAAAAGCAGGCGGATGTCATCGGGTTCAAGGCTTTGAATCTGGAACTGCCATTCGCCCGGGCGGCGGCCGCGGCGCTCAAGGCGCAACGGCCGGAGCGCAAACTGATCGTCGGCGGTCCGGCTTCCAGCGGATTGCAGGACCAAATTTTCAAGCATCTGCCGGCGGTCGACTTTGCGTTTCGCGGCGAAGCCGAGATCGGGTTTCCCGCCTTGTTGGCGAACCTGGAACCGGGCGGCCGCTACGAGGACATCCCGGGCCTGATCTGGCGGGAAAACGGCCAGGTCAGACAGAATCCGCAAATTTTCACGGAGGATCTCGATTCCCTCGGGCCCATCGATTGGGAACTGCTGAATCCGCCCGCCTATCCGACCGATTGGAGCGGCGGCGACACGAAATTCCCGATCATGGCCACCCGCGGTTGCCCTTATACCTGCAACTATTGCCAGGGCCATACGATCTGCGGCCGCAAGTTCCGCACCCGATCGGTCGAAGCGGTCATCGACGAAATTCAATTTTTACAACGGCGCTTCGGCCTGACCAGCTTTTCGATCGCAGACGACAATTTCACCTTCAATCGCGAATACAGCGTCCGCTTCGCCGAAACCCTGCTCTCCCGAAACATCAAGTTGAAGTGGCATTGTCACAACGCCTTGCGGGTCGAAACCCTCGATGTCGAACTGATGCGCCTCTTTGAAAAGGCCGGCTGCTATTACGCCCGCGTGGCCATCGAATCCGGATCGCAGCGCGTGCTGGACCTGATGAACCGCCGTTCCAATCTGGAACGGATCAAGGAAATCATCACCCAGATCGCGGCAAATACCCACATCCGCATGATGGCCTTTTTCATTCTGGGATACCCGGGCGAAACCGTCGAAGAGGCAAAAATGTCGATCGACCTGGCCTGCCGGCTACCGCTGGATCGCGCGGGCTTTTTCAATTTCACTCCCTTGCCGGGCACCGTCATTTACCAGCGCCTGCAGGCCGAAGGCCTGCTGGAAAATTTCGACATCGAGAAAAACGCCTTGAACGTCAAGCCGCTGGTGGCCTTCTCGCATTCGCCCCGCACGTTGCACTGGCTGAAGCTCAAAGGGCTATTGCGGTTTTACCTGAGGCCGCGGGTGATCAAGGGACTGCTCGCGGATATCGAATCGTTCGAACACTTTCGGCGGTTGCTGCAAAGGGTCACCAGCGTGGTTTTCGGGCGCTAG
- the argB gene encoding acetylglutamate kinase — protein sequence MKTNGSIQTIKRIASYQRYYRNKTFVLKIGGAVLADAKSLDGVAGQCQVLADLGFRMVLVHGGGPQLSAWTRRLGVEPVIIDGRRVTDDTSLEALKMVLAGQLNTDLVSALRRVGLSPVGLTGLDGATVLAHRRPPVNIPTADGADRLVDFGHVGDIEAVNGALLETLLEAGFIPVIGCLAADEKGRPLNVNADRFAEAVAVALQAKKLIFLTDQPGILRDPRDPSTLVPFADAADIQTLQSEGVLSGGMRLKAEACLRAAAGGVKRTHIIDGGLADSLLLELFTGEGCGTMIVSEKEKQVYQETELV from the coding sequence ATGAAGACCAACGGTTCGATTCAGACCATCAAACGGATCGCATCCTATCAGCGTTATTACCGAAACAAGACGTTCGTGTTGAAGATCGGCGGCGCGGTGCTGGCCGATGCCAAGTCGCTGGACGGCGTGGCCGGGCAATGCCAAGTGCTCGCCGATCTCGGCTTCCGGATGGTGCTGGTGCACGGCGGCGGCCCGCAGCTCAGCGCATGGACACGTCGCCTGGGGGTCGAGCCGGTGATCATCGACGGGCGCCGCGTCACCGACGACACCTCGTTGGAAGCCCTGAAAATGGTGCTGGCGGGCCAACTGAACACGGATCTGGTCTCCGCCCTGCGCCGGGTCGGCCTGTCGCCGGTGGGCCTGACCGGCCTGGACGGCGCCACCGTGCTGGCGCATCGCCGCCCGCCGGTGAATATCCCGACGGCCGACGGCGCCGATCGGCTGGTCGACTTCGGCCACGTCGGCGATATCGAGGCCGTGAACGGCGCGCTCCTGGAAACACTGCTGGAAGCGGGGTTCATCCCCGTGATCGGCTGCCTGGCCGCCGATGAAAAAGGCCGGCCGCTGAACGTCAACGCCGACCGTTTCGCCGAGGCCGTCGCCGTCGCGCTGCAGGCGAAAAAGCTGATCTTCCTCACCGATCAACCGGGTATTTTGCGCGATCCCCGCGACCCGTCCACCCTGGTGCCGTTCGCCGACGCCGCCGACATTCAGACGCTGCAAAGCGAGGGCGTGTTGTCGGGCGGCATGCGGCTGAAAGCGGAAGCGTGCCTTCGCGCGGCGGCGGGTGGCGTCAAGCGGACGCACATCATCGACGGCGGGCTCGCCGATTCCCTGCTGCTGGAACTGTTCACCGGCGAGGGTTGCGGCACGATGATCGTCAGCGAAAAAGAAAAACAGGTCTATCAGGAGACGGAACTTGTCTGA
- a CDS encoding argininosuccinate synthase — MKDTSIKKVVLAYSGGLDTSIILHWLKEHYDCRIIAYTADVGQGDGELAGLRERALAAGADGFVCDDLREELCADYLFPMMQAGALYEERYLLGTSIARPLIAKHMMETVEREGADAVAHGCTGKGNDQVRFELTFKAFNPKIKIIAPWRLWDIRSREDAIAYARRHGIELTIDENKIYSHDRNLWHLSSEGGELEDPWQAPSAKVFEMTKSPLEAPDQGREIILGFESGVPKSVDGERLSPATLLARLNEIAAEHGIGRVDIVENRLVGMKSRGVYETPGGTVLYAAHHELESLVLDAETMHFKEQLAPKYAELVYNGRYFTPLREALDAFVRETQHNVTGEVRLLLYKGGVHVLGRRSPYSLYREDFATFGHDDVYDQSDAEGFINLFGLSIMVRTMIEMEGSDRLAGYRAPNYSKFKRD, encoded by the coding sequence ATGAAAGACACCAGCATTAAAAAGGTCGTGCTCGCCTATTCGGGCGGCCTCGACACCTCGATCATCCTGCATTGGCTGAAGGAACATTACGACTGTCGGATCATCGCCTACACGGCCGATGTCGGTCAGGGCGACGGCGAACTGGCCGGACTGCGCGAACGGGCGCTGGCCGCGGGCGCGGACGGCTTCGTTTGCGATGACCTGCGTGAGGAATTGTGCGCCGACTACCTGTTTCCGATGATGCAAGCCGGCGCGCTGTACGAAGAACGCTACCTGCTCGGCACCAGCATCGCCCGGCCGCTCATCGCCAAGCACATGATGGAGACGGTCGAACGCGAGGGCGCGGACGCGGTCGCACACGGCTGCACCGGCAAGGGCAACGACCAGGTGCGCTTCGAGCTGACCTTCAAGGCCTTCAACCCGAAAATCAAGATTATCGCGCCGTGGCGACTGTGGGACATCCGCAGCCGCGAGGACGCCATCGCCTATGCCCGCCGGCATGGCATCGAATTAACGATCGACGAAAACAAGATCTACAGCCACGACCGCAACCTCTGGCACCTGTCCAGCGAAGGCGGCGAGCTCGAAGACCCCTGGCAGGCGCCGTCGGCGAAGGTTTTTGAAATGACCAAATCGCCGCTGGAAGCGCCGGATCAAGGGCGAGAGATCATCCTCGGCTTTGAAAGCGGCGTTCCGAAATCGGTCGACGGCGAGCGGTTGTCGCCGGCCACGCTGCTGGCGCGGCTCAACGAAATCGCCGCCGAGCACGGCATCGGCCGGGTGGACATCGTCGAAAACCGCCTGGTCGGCATGAAATCGCGCGGCGTTTACGAAACGCCCGGCGGCACGGTGCTCTACGCCGCGCACCACGAGTTGGAGAGCCTGGTGCTCGACGCCGAAACCATGCACTTCAAGGAACAGCTCGCGCCGAAATACGCCGAACTGGTTTACAACGGCCGTTACTTTACCCCGCTGCGCGAGGCGTTGGACGCCTTCGTGCGCGAAACGCAGCACAACGTCACCGGCGAGGTGCGGCTGCTGCTGTACAAGGGCGGCGTCCACGTGCTGGGCCGCCGTTCGCCCTACTCGCTCTACCGCGAGGATTTTGCTACCTTCGGGCATGACGACGTGTACGATCAGAGCGACGCGGAAGGTTTCATCAATCTGTTCGGACTCTCGATCATGGTCCGCACGATGATCGAGATGGAAGGCAGCGACCGGTTGGCCGGTTACCGGGCGCCCAATTATTCCAAATTCAAGAGGGACTGA
- a CDS encoding M20 family metallo-hydrolase, whose product MSDPLSYLARLLAVSGVTGQESVILETTAALCRELGLSPETHPDGLILRVAGAPGEPTLAFCSHLDTVPAGDDWTVPSQAGLIQNDTAYGRGAVDARASCLAILLALARAAANPHRRGNLLGLLSIGEEGFDPSLPRLLKFAGGIDAAVVGEPTRMNIANAQRGLLVLELHSTGVQGHAARVEGKNAILALAADLLAVRQLAFPKHRNRLGPVRITPTRIAGGIADNAAPPTATVLLDVRTTPPYSPEDIVAIVQNAVQSEVRVLSDQWIPCETPDDHPLVLGALRALPQASIFASDATSDWVFLAQRGIPAIKLGPGNPAFSHAPDERITRIELEEGIAGYLRLAEQWPAAHETTWEVDHAGT is encoded by the coding sequence TTGTCTGATCCCTTGTCCTACCTGGCCCGGCTGTTGGCCGTTTCCGGCGTCACCGGCCAGGAATCGGTCATTCTGGAGACGACCGCCGCGCTCTGCCGCGAGCTGGGCTTGTCGCCCGAGACGCACCCGGACGGTCTCATTCTGCGCGTTGCCGGCGCGCCGGGTGAACCCACCCTGGCCTTTTGCTCGCACCTGGACACCGTACCGGCGGGCGACGACTGGACCGTGCCGTCGCAGGCGGGCCTGATTCAAAACGACACCGCCTACGGACGCGGAGCGGTCGACGCCCGCGCCTCGTGTTTGGCGATCCTGCTGGCCCTCGCCCGGGCCGCCGCGAACCCCCACCGTCGCGGCAATCTTCTGGGGCTGCTTTCGATCGGCGAGGAAGGCTTCGATCCCTCGCTGCCGCGCCTATTGAAATTTGCCGGCGGCATCGACGCCGCGGTCGTCGGCGAGCCGACGCGCATGAACATCGCCAACGCCCAGCGTGGCTTGCTGGTCCTCGAACTGCATTCCACCGGCGTGCAGGGGCACGCGGCGCGGGTAGAGGGGAAAAACGCCATCCTGGCGCTGGCCGCCGATCTGCTGGCGGTGCGGCAACTGGCGTTCCCGAAGCACCGCAACCGTTTGGGTCCGGTCCGGATCACCCCGACGCGGATCGCCGGCGGCATCGCCGACAACGCCGCGCCGCCGACGGCGACCGTGCTGCTGGACGTGCGCACGACACCGCCCTATTCGCCCGAGGATATCGTGGCGATCGTGCAAAACGCTGTGCAATCCGAGGTGCGCGTGCTATCCGATCAATGGATCCCCTGCGAAACGCCCGACGATCACCCCCTGGTGCTCGGCGCGTTGCGGGCCCTGCCGCAGGCGTCGATTTTCGCTTCCGACGCCACCAGCGATTGGGTCTTTCTGGCACAGCGGGGTATTCCGGCGATCAAGCTCGGCCCGGGCAATCCGGCGTTTTCCCACGCACCCGACGAGCGGATCACGCGGATCGAACTGGAAGAAGGAATCGCCGGTTACCTCCGCTTGGCGGAGCAGTGGCCGGCGGCGCACGAAACCACGTGGGAGGTGGACCATGCCGGAACATGA
- a CDS encoding aspartate aminotransferase family protein, producing the protein MLNRRPELPVYHVQPLTVVKGRGVTVYDEAGVEYLDLYGGHAVAASGHCHQRVVRAIVAQAEQLLFYSNAVQMPVRRELCGKLLDFAGGRFTAVFLTNSGAEANEAALTIARLATGRRKIASVTGGFHGRSLLTLSLSGLERYRALTSVAGEPLFAHGVVLPFGDVRAARETIDDSFAAIIVEPVQGLAGCLPLPADYLAALREIADRTGARLIFDEVQCGIGRTGAFFAAEHTGVWPDLISLAKGLAAGFPIGATLVAEHLLPALNAGDLGTTFGGGPLACAAALANLAAIEEEQMIANAREVGAYLIARLTEIRGVARVQGRGLMIGAVLDRPASAVASRLLQEHRILAGTSAVPEVLRLLPPLNLRREHADRFCAALSAVLEKP; encoded by the coding sequence ATGCTGAACCGCCGGCCGGAATTGCCCGTCTACCACGTGCAGCCGCTCACCGTGGTCAAAGGCCGCGGCGTTACCGTCTACGACGAAGCCGGCGTCGAATACCTCGATCTGTACGGCGGTCACGCAGTGGCGGCCAGCGGCCATTGCCACCAGCGCGTCGTGCGGGCGATCGTCGCGCAGGCGGAACAACTTTTGTTTTATTCGAACGCGGTCCAGATGCCCGTCCGGCGCGAGTTGTGCGGCAAATTGCTCGACTTCGCCGGCGGTCGATTCACGGCTGTCTTTTTAACCAACAGCGGCGCGGAGGCCAATGAGGCGGCGTTGACGATCGCCCGCCTGGCGACCGGCCGCCGCAAAATCGCCTCGGTGACCGGCGGTTTTCACGGCCGCAGCCTGTTGACGCTTTCGCTCTCCGGCCTCGAACGCTACCGGGCCCTGACGAGCGTCGCCGGCGAACCGCTTTTTGCCCATGGCGTCGTGCTTCCGTTCGGCGACGTTCGCGCGGCGCGCGAAACCATCGACGATTCCTTCGCCGCGATCATCGTCGAGCCGGTCCAGGGCCTGGCCGGTTGTCTGCCGCTTCCCGCCGACTATCTGGCCGCCTTGCGCGAAATCGCCGACCGTACCGGCGCCCGCTTGATTTTCGACGAGGTGCAATGCGGCATCGGACGGACCGGCGCCTTTTTCGCGGCCGAGCACACCGGCGTTTGGCCCGACCTGATCTCGCTGGCCAAGGGACTGGCCGCCGGGTTCCCCATCGGCGCGACGCTCGTCGCCGAACACTTGCTGCCGGCGCTCAACGCCGGCGACCTGGGCACGACCTTCGGCGGCGGCCCGCTGGCCTGCGCGGCCGCGCTGGCCAATCTCGCGGCGATCGAAGAAGAACAAATGATCGCCAACGCGCGGGAGGTCGGCGCCTACCTGATCGCCCGCCTGACGGAAATTCGCGGCGTCGCGCGCGTGCAAGGCCGCGGCCTGATGATCGGCGCGGTACTCGACCGGCCGGCGTCCGCCGTCGCATCACGCCTGCTGCAGGAACATCGCATCCTCGCGGGGACAAGTGCGGTCCCCGAGGTGCTTCGCCTTTTACCGCCGCTCAATTTGCGGCGCGAGCACGCGGACCGCTTTTGCGCGGCTCTGTCCGCCGTTTTGGAGAAGCCATGA
- a CDS encoding arginine repressor: protein MPEHERRRQQIMALIATEPVATQGQLVQLLRRQGIVCTQASVSRDIKELGLIKQGGRYAKASAVAAPRELSAEVLPRVRAVLPAGDALVVIKTNPGEASLVAIAVDAANWPSVVGTVAGDDTVFVACPGHPGQKKTIRRLQAALAANAGGERKGTRQ from the coding sequence ATGCCGGAACATGAACGCCGACGCCAGCAAATCATGGCCTTGATCGCGACGGAACCCGTCGCCACGCAGGGTCAACTCGTGCAACTTTTGCGCCGCCAGGGCATCGTCTGCACCCAGGCCTCGGTGTCGCGCGACATCAAGGAATTGGGCTTGATCAAGCAAGGCGGCCGTTACGCCAAGGCGTCTGCCGTGGCCGCGCCGCGCGAACTATCCGCCGAGGTTCTGCCGCGGGTTCGCGCCGTGCTCCCGGCCGGCGACGCCCTGGTCGTCATCAAAACCAATCCCGGCGAGGCGAGCCTGGTGGCGATCGCCGTCGACGCGGCGAATTGGCCTTCGGTCGTCGGCACCGTCGCCGGCGACGACACCGTTTTCGTGGCCTGCCCCGGCCATCCTGGACAAAAGAAAACCATCCGCCGCTTGCAGGCCGCTCTGGCCGCCAATGCCGGCGGCGAGCGGAAAGGAACCCGGCAATGA
- a CDS encoding B12-binding domain-containing radical SAM protein: protein MRVLLFNPQTRHAAEMPVSTAYVHVSFLPPLGLLYLAASLRSAGHDVLFIDANAPDHGAKKIAERIREFRPQIACLTAYTFLFYDVLFSARLIKSIQPDTKIALGGPHIDLYPEETLSHHEIDFLISGDGEFPILNLCEALAGKRSFAEVEGLIYRDERNESVFVAPLPRLANIDRYAFPDRSPVRYRYYHCAVNPQGMETSMITSRGCPYLCRYCGDLAEKGYRARSPENVVAEFEQIAAQGFGGVHLWDGTFNVDLERAKEICRRLADRKLPLQFSTRIRGDNTDEEFFGLLAAAGCNRVNIGVESANPEILQAMDRRIDLDKVIQAVAQAKRHGLCTQAYFMLGFPHETEQQIRRTIDFALQLRSNYAMFMPVMLYPGTRLFQDALSNGAMKKDPYREYTLAPTPHFQVRIWETEVPLTRLVHHLKSAYRRFYFTPGHLWREVSGLRSYREFKAKSALGRQLLSYELGKTWHR, encoded by the coding sequence ATGCGCGTTTTGCTTTTCAATCCGCAAACCAGGCACGCCGCGGAAATGCCGGTCTCAACGGCTTACGTACACGTCAGCTTCCTGCCGCCGCTGGGATTGCTCTATCTGGCGGCCAGTTTGCGCAGTGCCGGACATGATGTCCTGTTTATCGATGCCAACGCACCGGATCATGGCGCAAAGAAAATTGCGGAGCGGATCCGCGAATTCCGGCCGCAAATCGCTTGCCTGACGGCTTATACGTTTCTCTTTTATGATGTTTTGTTCAGCGCGCGGCTGATCAAATCGATCCAACCCGACACCAAGATCGCGCTCGGCGGGCCGCACATCGACCTCTATCCGGAAGAGACGCTCTCCCATCATGAAATTGATTTTCTCATTTCCGGCGACGGGGAATTCCCGATTTTGAACCTGTGTGAGGCGCTAGCCGGAAAGCGATCCTTCGCTGAGGTCGAGGGATTGATTTATCGCGATGAAAGAAACGAGTCGGTATTCGTCGCACCGCTGCCCAGATTGGCCAATATCGACCGGTATGCCTTCCCCGATCGTTCGCCGGTCCGCTATCGCTATTATCACTGCGCGGTGAATCCGCAAGGCATGGAAACCTCGATGATCACCTCGCGCGGTTGTCCTTACTTGTGTCGTTATTGCGGCGACCTGGCGGAAAAAGGCTATCGCGCCCGTTCTCCGGAAAACGTGGTGGCGGAATTCGAACAGATCGCCGCGCAGGGTTTTGGCGGCGTCCATCTGTGGGACGGCACGTTCAATGTCGACCTGGAGCGGGCCAAGGAAATCTGCCGCCGGCTGGCGGACCGTAAACTGCCCCTGCAATTTTCGACACGCATCCGCGGCGACAACACCGACGAGGAATTTTTCGGCCTGCTTGCCGCCGCGGGATGCAATCGAGTCAATATCGGCGTCGAGAGCGCCAACCCGGAAATTCTGCAAGCCATGGATCGACGGATCGATCTGGACAAGGTCATCCAGGCGGTCGCCCAGGCGAAACGCCACGGGCTATGCACCCAGGCCTATTTCATGCTCGGCTTTCCGCATGAAACCGAACAACAAATCCGCCGGACCATCGACTTCGCCCTCCAGTTGCGGTCGAATTACGCGATGTTCATGCCGGTGATGCTCTATCCCGGCACGCGGTTGTTCCAGGACGCGCTCTCGAACGGCGCCATGAAAAAGGATCCATACCGGGAATACACGCTGGCCCCGACGCCGCATTTCCAGGTGCGGATTTGGGAAACGGAAGTGCCGTTGACGCGGTTGGTCCACCACCTGAAATCCGCTTACCGGCGGTTTTATTTCACGCCGGGGCATCTTTGGCGGGAAGTGTCGGGTTTGCGCAGCTACCGCGAATTTAAGGCTAAAAGCGCGCTCGGCCGCCAATTGCTCAGCTACGAACTCGGCAAGACCTGGCACCGGTAG
- the argH gene encoding argininosuccinate lyase: MTLYRGRVNGEYGGLMNAINRSLPVDIRLLPYDVLTNRAWAAELQRLGVLTADEFTALAAALNRILVMYQEGAFADLPADEDVHTLVERLLTEQLGPTGAKIHTGRSRNDQVVTDVRLMAVDCLTELLNELRELIALTAHLATTHAETLFAGTTHLQPAQPITLGFYFLSLAFALRRDHERLADARTRTDRCPLGSGALAGSAFAVDRAALAEALGFAGVSPNALDAISDRDFVQEIAGAIAILGSHLSRYAEQFVLWAQPDFGFIRFADDWSTGSSMMPQKRNPDAMELVRAKAARCLGNTVTLLTLTKGLAPSYSKDLQEDKAALFDSLDTALLTVQVFRQALQTAIFNEDRLRGSLTFDLLATEIADALTRAGLPFRQAHERVGEFFRRLDAENRTASSLTDTEWHATFPELPDSSVARDFAAAVERRQVLGGAAPAEVRRQCRELQRWLEDFKKSSPIGRE; the protein is encoded by the coding sequence ATGACGCTCTACCGCGGCCGGGTGAACGGCGAATACGGCGGGCTGATGAACGCGATCAACCGCTCCTTGCCGGTGGACATCCGGCTGCTCCCGTACGACGTGCTGACCAACCGCGCCTGGGCGGCCGAATTGCAGCGCCTGGGCGTTCTCACCGCGGACGAATTCACCGCCCTCGCGGCGGCGCTGAACCGGATTCTGGTCATGTACCAGGAAGGAGCTTTCGCCGACCTGCCCGCCGACGAGGACGTGCACACCCTCGTGGAACGCCTTTTGACCGAACAACTCGGCCCGACCGGGGCGAAAATCCATACCGGTCGAAGCCGCAACGATCAGGTGGTCACGGACGTGCGGTTGATGGCCGTCGATTGCCTGACGGAATTGCTGAACGAACTGCGCGAGCTGATCGCCCTGACCGCTCACCTGGCCACGACGCACGCCGAGACGTTATTCGCGGGGACGACGCATCTGCAACCCGCGCAACCGATCACTCTCGGCTTCTATTTTCTGTCGCTCGCCTTCGCGCTGCGCCGCGACCACGAACGGCTGGCGGACGCCCGGACGCGGACCGATCGCTGTCCCCTGGGCTCCGGCGCCTTGGCTGGATCGGCCTTCGCGGTCGACCGCGCGGCCCTGGCCGAGGCCCTGGGCTTCGCCGGCGTTTCTCCCAACGCCCTGGACGCGATCTCCGACCGCGATTTCGTCCAGGAGATCGCCGGCGCGATCGCCATCCTGGGTTCGCACCTGTCGCGCTATGCCGAACAATTCGTCCTCTGGGCGCAACCCGATTTCGGCTTCATCCGCTTTGCCGACGACTGGTCCACCGGCTCGTCGATGATGCCGCAGAAACGCAACCCCGACGCCATGGAACTGGTGCGGGCCAAGGCCGCCCGCTGCCTCGGCAATACCGTCACCCTCCTGACCCTGACCAAAGGCCTGGCACCTTCCTACTCGAAGGATTTGCAGGAAGACAAAGCAGCGCTGTTTGATTCGCTGGATACCGCGCTCCTGACGGTCCAGGTTTTCCGGCAAGCGCTACAAACCGCCATCTTCAACGAGGACCGCTTACGTGGCTCGCTGACATTCGATTTGCTGGCGACCGAAATCGCCGATGCCCTGACCCGCGCGGGCCTCCCGTTCAGGCAAGCGCACGAACGCGTCGGCGAATTTTTCCGGCGGCTCGACGCCGAAAACCGCACCGCGTCGAGTCTGACCGACACGGAATGGCACGCCACCTTCCCCGAATTGCCCGATTCGTCCGTCGCGCGCGATTTCGCGGCCGCGGTCGAACGGCGACAGGTGCTCGGCGGCGCGGCGCCGGCGGAGGTGCGGCGGCAATGCCGCGAATTGCAGCGGTGGTTGGAAGATTTTAAAAAGTCCTCCCCGATCGGCAGGGAATGA